A single region of the Musa acuminata AAA Group cultivar baxijiao chromosome BXJ1-11, Cavendish_Baxijiao_AAA, whole genome shotgun sequence genome encodes:
- the LOC135597562 gene encoding probable histone-arginine methyltransferase CARM1, with protein MEAPLGQKQRPHEFPSITLSHLSSPAPSSASASASASASFAEDNSGCPRLRIHQLSSPDPVFDLDLQNIQIFKLGPLELLCASEETGGDDSEEKSFSRAFKIGFGTKVECKSFYSACEQWKLGVVGARTGEPLANGRLTVPKSKFDNKIDTTSAKMYFHYYGQLLHQQNMLQDYVRTGTYYAAVIENRVDFHGRVVVDVGAGSGILSLFAAQAGAKHVYAVEASEMAEYARRLVTGNPSLGQRITVIKGKIEEVELPEKADILISEPMGTLLVNERMLETYVIARDRFLIPDGKMFPSLGRIHMAPFSDEYLYVEIANKALFWQQHNYYGVDLTPLYGSAFQGYFSQPVVDAFDPRLLVSPPIIHTLDFTSMKEEDLYEIDIPLNFVSSVGTRVHGLACWFDVLFNGSSVQRWLTTAPGAPTTHWYQLRCVLAQPIYVMAGQEITGRFHLVSHSAQSYTIFLTMSAKMWGAGAEQGGILQTSSCKFDLKEPYYRLSQPQPYVLQQDQQSNQQLMQSQEISPSIQDGTGPSIAVIPSHIPESLNQ; from the exons ATGGAGGCTCCTCTAGGGCAGAAGCAACGGCCGCACGAGTTCCCCTCCATCACCCTCTCCCACCTCTCCTCCCCTGctccctcctccgcctccgcctccgcctccgcctccgcctccttcGCCGAGGATAACTCCGGCTGTCCTCGGCTGCGGATCCACCAGCTGAGCTCGCCCGACCCCGTTTTCGACCTCGATCTCCAGAATATTCAG ATATTCAAGTTAGGCCCTCTGGAGTTGCTATGCGCGAGCGAGGAAACGGGAGGCGACGATTCTGAAGAG aaatcattttcaagagcttTTAAGATTGGCTTCGGAACAAaggttgaatgcaaatctttttaTTCAGCCTGCGAGCAGTGGAAACTTGGGGTGGTTGGTGCAAGAACTG GTGAACCTTTGGCAAATGGAAGATTAACAGTTCCTAAAAGCAAATTTGATAACAAAATAGATACCACTTCTGCCAAAATGTATTTCCATTATTATGGACAGCTGCTACATCAGCAAAATATGCTACAGGACTATGTGAGAACAG GAACATATTATGCTGCAGTGATTGAGAACCGTGTAGACTTCCATGgtcgtgttgtggttgatgttggtGCTGGTAGTGGCATTCTTTCATTATTTGCTGCCCAG GCTGGTGCCAAACATGTCTACGCTGTAGAGGCATCTGAAATGGCAGAATATGCACGTAGGCTTGTTACTGGAAATCCGTCACTCGGACAGCGGATAACG GTTATTAAAGGTAAAATTGAGGAAGTGGAGCTTCCTGAGAAAGCAGATATTCTTATATCTGAGCCAATGG GAACCCTGTTGGTCAATGAAAGAATGTTAGAGACATATGTGATTGCAAGGGATCGGTTCCTTATCCCTGATGGAAAAATGTTTCCGTCTCTAGGAAG GATACATATGGCACCATTTAGTGATGAATATCTCTATGTGGAAATTGCAAATAAG GCCCTATTTTGGCAGCAGCATAATTATTATGGTGTTGATCTTACTCCTTTATATGGTTCTGCTTTCCAGGGATATTTCTCTCAG CCTGTGGTTGATGCATTTGATCCAAGGCTACTAGTTTCTCCACCTATAATCCACACGCTAGACTTTACTTCCATGAAG GAGGAGGATCTCTATGAAATTGATATTCCTCTAAATTTTGTATCATCTGTGGGCACACGTGTGCATGGCCTGGCTTGCTGGTTTGATGTCTTATTTAATGGGAG TTCTGTTCAAAGATGGCTTACCACAGCTCCAGGTGCTCCTACAACTCATTGGTATCAACTACGTTGTGTCCTTGCACAACCAATATATGTCATGGCTGGGCAAGAGATAACTGGGCGGTTTCACCTCGTCTCTCACAGTGCACAGAGCTATACAATTTTCTTGACTATGTCAG CTAAAATGTGGGGAGCTGGTGCTGAACAAGGAGGAATACTGCAGACGTCTTCCTGCAAATTTGATCTTAAGGAACCCTACTATCGGTTGTCTCAACCACAACCATATGTGTTGCAGCAAGATCAGCAGTCAAACCAACAGCTTATGCAGTCACAG GAAATATCCCCAAGCATTCAGGATGGGACTGGTCCCAGCATAGCGGTCATACCATCACATATCCCCGAGTCATTGAATCAATAG